A stretch of Mucilaginibacter terrae DNA encodes these proteins:
- a CDS encoding SusC/RagA family TonB-linked outer membrane protein, whose product MKRIYYALLFLFALPLQLLAQQVSVSGKVTDAADGKPLTGVSVRVKSGGGAATMTNHDGDYTIKVPERNSELIFSYLGMNTQEVKVNGRTTIDVSMVVNQTALSTVVVTALGIKREAKSLSYSRQTMDVSTLTQAPSTNIVASLSGRIAGVQITPASTNTGSARIVIRGNNSISGNNQPLFVIDGIPVDNEAGDGRVTTSGNVNLDYGNTASNINPEDVESIEVLKGPNAAALYGSRAANGAVLITTKKSVGGKFRLTINSNSTFQRITEFPDYQDQFGAGSSFKLDGSGSTTNPQRIPMLSVFNRSWGAPLLGQPVISVNGQLKDYLAQPDNVKDFYQTAAMLTNSVAMEGGTAANNYRLSYTNYQGGSVVDGINKSSRHNANIRMQNKFTNWLDMDSKVTFINNKVVNRQYMNGSTRNPVYQYAYMVRDDQLSEFENYKDAYGNETNTHTDFLNPYWAINENPNQDVKNQLLGAFNMNAKLTSWLKLTAKLGTEMYWLNGYTFNNKGSKSSPNGSMSTLNSNLQSTNADFMVFTNNKVGKLSVNSFIGAGTFRTKTERNDQSINSLIQPGLINLSNSGEFATVNQFSSKKIINSVYGSVSLGYNSYLYMDLTARNDWSSTLPPANNSYFYPSVGGSFIFTEAFKGLTSQFKNLLSYGKIRASYAVVGNDTSPYQLTPTYRFNGIYNGQAYASLSSTFYNPDLKPEKTGSFEYGIDLQFLKGRIAFGATHYKTSTTNQIVSAQITPTSGYNARYYNAGEIENTGTELTLSGAPLKSKDFSWTVSANYAKNNSLVKSLVDGVNSFQLNSWFGRLLVFAEVGQPYGVIRGAGWKRDEQGRKLVAATGLPIADPNIVLGNAMPDWTGGFSNTFRYKNFNLSLLVDVRKGGKFYSGTYRRSYISGANEASLAGREDYYLHSYIYGETAASLAGGFIFKDAYFEDGTPNNKYVSPQSNGFANIDEMQVFDASYVKLREVVLGYDLPSSLVKRLKAVSARISVSGRNLWTIYKKAPKGIDPESSVTSGNGQGIEYGSLPPFSTYGVDLRITF is encoded by the coding sequence ATGAAACGAATTTACTACGCATTATTGTTCTTGTTTGCGTTGCCCTTACAGTTGCTTGCCCAGCAGGTGAGTGTTAGCGGTAAGGTAACCGATGCCGCAGATGGAAAACCACTGACTGGTGTAAGTGTACGTGTTAAAAGTGGTGGAGGAGCTGCTACCATGACCAACCACGACGGAGACTACACTATTAAAGTCCCTGAACGAAACAGCGAACTTATCTTCTCCTATTTAGGTATGAATACCCAAGAGGTAAAGGTAAATGGCCGCACAACCATCGACGTAAGCATGGTTGTAAACCAAACTGCATTATCGACCGTAGTGGTAACTGCGCTGGGTATTAAAAGAGAAGCCAAATCGTTAAGTTATTCCCGGCAAACGATGGATGTTTCTACCTTAACACAGGCGCCATCCACCAATATTGTTGCCTCACTTTCGGGTAGGATAGCCGGGGTTCAAATTACCCCTGCATCCACCAATACGGGTTCTGCAAGAATAGTGATCAGGGGAAACAACTCCATTTCGGGCAACAACCAGCCGTTATTTGTTATTGATGGTATTCCTGTAGATAACGAAGCTGGCGATGGCAGGGTAACCACTTCGGGTAATGTAAACCTCGACTACGGTAACACTGCATCAAACATTAATCCCGAAGACGTTGAAAGCATTGAGGTGCTTAAAGGTCCTAATGCCGCTGCCTTGTACGGTTCAAGGGCGGCCAATGGGGCTGTGCTTATTACCACCAAAAAATCGGTGGGCGGTAAATTCAGGCTCACTATCAATTCCAATTCAACATTTCAACGCATCACTGAGTTTCCTGATTATCAGGACCAGTTCGGCGCGGGAAGTAGCTTTAAACTGGACGGTTCAGGGTCTACCACTAACCCACAGCGCATACCCATGCTTAGTGTATTTAACAGAAGTTGGGGAGCGCCATTATTAGGTCAGCCTGTAATAAGCGTGAATGGGCAGTTAAAAGATTATCTGGCCCAGCCCGATAACGTAAAGGATTTTTACCAAACGGCCGCCATGCTTACCAACTCGGTAGCCATGGAAGGTGGAACGGCTGCTAACAACTACAGGTTATCCTATACCAACTACCAGGGAGGTAGCGTGGTTGATGGCATTAACAAGTCATCGCGCCACAATGCCAATATCCGGATGCAGAACAAGTTTACCAACTGGTTGGATATGGATTCGAAAGTGACTTTTATTAACAACAAAGTGGTTAACAGGCAATACATGAATGGTAGTACTAGGAACCCGGTATACCAATATGCCTATATGGTAAGGGATGATCAGCTTTCGGAATTTGAAAACTATAAAGATGCTTACGGTAATGAGACCAACACCCACACCGATTTTTTAAATCCATATTGGGCTATCAACGAAAATCCGAATCAGGATGTAAAGAACCAGTTATTAGGCGCATTTAACATGAATGCCAAATTAACCAGCTGGTTAAAACTTACGGCAAAGCTCGGCACCGAAATGTATTGGCTTAATGGTTATACTTTCAATAATAAAGGTTCAAAAAGCAGCCCCAACGGTAGTATGAGTACTTTGAACAGTAATCTACAAAGTACTAATGCGGATTTTATGGTTTTTACTAATAATAAGGTTGGAAAACTTTCTGTAAACTCGTTTATCGGTGCAGGTACATTCAGGACAAAGACAGAAAGGAATGACCAAAGTATAAATTCGCTTATTCAGCCGGGTCTTATCAATTTATCCAATTCAGGAGAGTTTGCAACGGTGAACCAGTTCTCTTCTAAAAAGATCATAAACTCTGTTTATGGCTCAGTATCACTTGGCTACAATAGCTATTTATACATGGATCTTACAGCCCGGAATGACTGGTCGTCTACTTTGCCTCCGGCTAACAACTCCTATTTTTACCCCTCGGTTGGTGGATCATTTATATTTACCGAGGCTTTTAAAGGGTTGACCAGCCAGTTTAAAAATTTATTGTCTTATGGAAAAATAAGAGCATCTTATGCCGTGGTAGGTAATGATACAAGCCCTTATCAATTGACACCAACCTACAGGTTTAACGGTATTTATAACGGACAGGCTTATGCTTCACTGTCGTCCACATTTTACAATCCTGATTTAAAACCCGAAAAAACAGGTTCATTTGAATATGGGATCGATTTACAATTCTTGAAAGGCCGTATAGCATTTGGTGCCACTCATTACAAAACTTCAACCACTAACCAAATCGTTTCCGCTCAAATTACCCCTACCAGTGGTTACAATGCGCGATATTACAATGCCGGTGAGATCGAGAATACAGGTACAGAACTCACCTTGTCGGGAGCTCCTTTAAAGTCAAAGGACTTCTCCTGGACCGTATCTGCAAATTACGCTAAAAACAACTCTTTAGTAAAAAGCCTGGTTGATGGGGTTAACAGTTTTCAACTGAACTCGTGGTTTGGCCGTTTGCTGGTTTTTGCAGAAGTAGGTCAGCCCTATGGTGTAATTAGAGGCGCAGGCTGGAAACGTGACGAGCAGGGCCGTAAGCTGGTGGCCGCAACAGGGTTACCTATTGCAGACCCCAATATTGTGTTGGGAAACGCTATGCCAGACTGGACAGGCGGTTTTAGTAATACTTTCCGTTATAAAAACTTTAACCTAAGCTTGTTGGTCGACGTGCGAAAAGGCGGGAAATTTTATTCAGGAACCTACCGACGCTCTTATATTTCAGGCGCAAATGAAGCAAGCTTAGCGGGCCGGGAAGACTATTACCTGCATAGCTACATATACGGTGAAACTGCAGCCAGCCTTGCAGGAGGGTTCATTTTTAAGGATGCTTATTTTGAAGACGGTACACCCAATAACAAATATGTAAGTCCACAATCTAACGGCTTTGCTAATATTGATGAAATGCAGGTTTTTGATGCTTCATACGTGAAGTTAAGAGAGGTCGTATTAGGTTATGACTTGCCTTCGTCACTGGTTAAGAGACTAAAGGCGGTAAGTGCCCGTATATCTGTTTCAGGCAGAAATTTATGGACCATTTACAAAAAAGCACCTAAAGGCATCGACCCTGAATCAAGTGTAACCTCGGGAAATGGCCAAGGTATAGAATACGGTTCTTTGCCCCCCTTCTCAACTTACGGTGTGGATCTAAGAATAACCTTTTAA
- a CDS encoding SusD/RagB family nutrient-binding outer membrane lipoprotein, which produces MKKFINIILILLLPVSFISCKKQLAEANINPNNPESVDPEFLLNTSVFNTMNLFGGAMRREALSHYSNYVSVGGGQLQRYYTFASTVNGYWSSAYVSCLQPVNQIQLKYATDPAYKNRVTIAKIFQSYIYSNVVAVWGGVPKSAALKGDPYSAYEKEEDIYVALLDELKTAANSIDLNGDTYKGTADAIYGGDLLKWKKFANTLRLRLAIQISNVAPAKTREVVADVLSNEANTITTSAETAKSSWGTTTDTWSYLYQYNVLQAGANAASLNVISESLVQHMLPYNDPRLPVYAKPATQGPQKGKFFGQPKTTSLPIGVSIPDNPHLGLAQLDYSMIGDTFIKPNADYTFLSYEESCFLKAEAMLKGFGGSKTAEQYYNEGVTASMLKYGIAQASVTNYLNQPGIKFNTKIDVTGREREFADYLGITTSAITAVNPYRQIIMQTWIAGFYNAMDAWTLIRRSQVLEFPPHFNPDGGEGGTAGYAYIPQRLNYPGIEYQVNTTELNKAVGSLSGNDALTTKLWFALPTLKNPFLK; this is translated from the coding sequence ATGAAAAAATTTATCAATATCATACTGATACTGCTGCTCCCAGTATCTTTTATATCCTGTAAAAAACAACTTGCAGAAGCTAATATTAATCCTAACAACCCCGAATCTGTCGACCCTGAATTCTTGTTAAACACATCCGTATTTAATACGATGAATTTGTTTGGCGGAGCAATGCGCCGGGAGGCCTTGTCCCATTATTCTAATTATGTTTCTGTTGGTGGCGGGCAGCTACAACGGTATTATACATTTGCCAGTACGGTGAACGGATACTGGTCTTCGGCCTATGTTTCTTGTTTGCAGCCAGTAAATCAAATACAGCTAAAATATGCGACGGATCCTGCTTACAAGAACCGGGTAACCATTGCAAAAATATTTCAGAGTTATATTTATAGCAATGTGGTAGCTGTGTGGGGCGGTGTACCCAAATCAGCAGCCTTAAAAGGCGACCCTTATTCTGCTTACGAGAAGGAAGAAGACATTTATGTGGCTTTGTTAGACGAGCTGAAAACCGCAGCAAATTCGATAGACCTGAATGGAGATACGTACAAGGGTACAGCAGATGCCATATATGGTGGTGATTTGTTGAAATGGAAAAAATTTGCAAATACTTTAAGATTACGCCTGGCTATACAAATATCTAATGTAGCTCCAGCCAAAACGCGCGAAGTCGTTGCAGATGTACTATCCAATGAGGCTAATACCATTACGACTTCCGCCGAAACAGCAAAAAGCTCTTGGGGCACTACAACAGATACCTGGAGCTACCTGTACCAATATAATGTATTGCAGGCTGGTGCAAACGCGGCCAGCTTAAATGTTATCAGCGAGTCGCTGGTTCAGCATATGTTACCTTACAATGACCCACGCTTACCGGTATATGCCAAACCTGCTACCCAGGGGCCGCAAAAGGGAAAGTTCTTTGGACAGCCTAAAACCACCAGTCTACCAATAGGTGTAAGCATACCCGATAATCCGCATTTGGGATTGGCGCAGCTCGATTACTCGATGATTGGCGACACTTTTATCAAGCCCAATGCCGACTATACCTTTCTATCTTACGAGGAAAGCTGCTTTTTAAAGGCTGAAGCCATGCTTAAGGGTTTTGGAGGAAGTAAAACTGCCGAACAATATTACAACGAGGGTGTAACTGCTTCCATGCTAAAATATGGTATTGCACAGGCATCGGTTACCAATTACCTAAACCAGCCGGGTATTAAATTCAATACCAAAATTGATGTTACAGGCAGGGAAAGGGAGTTTGCTGATTATTTGGGAATAACAACCAGTGCAATTACCGCAGTAAACCCATACCGCCAGATCATTATGCAAACCTGGATCGCCGGATTTTATAATGCAATGGATGCCTGGACGTTGATACGTCGGAGCCAAGTACTTGAATTTCCGCCGCATTTTAATCCTGATGGTGGAGAGGGCGGCACTGCGGGGTATGCTTATATTCCACAACGCCTGAATTATCCCGGAATAGAATACCAGGTCAATACAACCGAACTAAACAAAGCTGTAGGATCACTTAGCGGCAACGACGCATTGACAACTAAGTTATGGTTTGCGCTACCCACTTTGAAGAATCCATTTCTCAAGTAG
- a CDS encoding glycoside hydrolase family 99-like domain-containing protein gives MKHIITILIICSIGFFSCKKDDNLIDKDKYIYDIPAVKLTTDARVGAYYLNYVAADWAKVHSDTSLLGKPYNAVTDAAIFPQQLNWADEGGVDYLIFKWNAAATDNSLLNAFASRRTNQKVKMVIDFNTAHLSATNVSPLSGAKLQTMISELKTLVTQHISKDYYYKIDNRPVIMLTPLNLSATTLTSIDFKSVMASLRNEFAAIGLNPYFIGELTTGWASPANFDQAALASMDALVLTTWNTPDFDRWWGFNSYLDLNWKNWTSNLTNINVEFIPCIFPGYNEPSATTQRVFDRSEANYLNYTNVAKGNMGKNSMIIINSWNDFAKGNSLEPSKKFNKQYLNLTKNAFKVQ, from the coding sequence ATGAAACATATTATTACCATATTGATCATTTGCAGTATCGGATTTTTTTCCTGCAAAAAAGACGACAACCTCATTGATAAAGACAAATATATTTATGACATTCCAGCCGTAAAACTAACTACAGATGCCAGGGTTGGAGCCTATTACCTTAACTATGTAGCAGCCGACTGGGCGAAGGTGCACTCAGATACCTCATTGCTTGGCAAGCCTTATAACGCGGTAACAGATGCCGCCATCTTTCCTCAGCAGCTTAATTGGGCAGATGAAGGTGGTGTGGATTATTTGATATTTAAATGGAATGCAGCAGCCACTGATAACTCCTTACTGAATGCTTTTGCAAGCAGGAGAACCAATCAGAAGGTTAAAATGGTCATAGATTTTAATACTGCACATTTAAGTGCAACTAATGTTTCTCCGTTAAGTGGGGCTAAGTTGCAAACAATGATCAGTGAATTAAAGACGTTGGTTACCCAGCATATTTCTAAAGATTATTATTACAAGATAGATAATCGCCCTGTTATCATGCTTACGCCGTTAAACCTTTCGGCAACTACATTAACCAGTATAGATTTTAAAAGCGTTATGGCAAGCTTAAGAAATGAATTTGCAGCTATTGGACTAAATCCATACTTCATTGGCGAATTGACTACCGGCTGGGCTTCCCCGGCTAATTTTGATCAGGCAGCCTTAGCCTCAATGGATGCATTGGTGCTAACCACCTGGAATACTCCAGACTTTGACCGCTGGTGGGGCTTTAATAGTTACCTCGACCTTAACTGGAAGAACTGGACAAGTAATCTGACAAATATCAACGTGGAGTTCATTCCTTGTATTTTTCCCGGCTATAATGAGCCTTCGGCAACAACCCAACGAGTATTTGATAGGAGTGAGGCAAATTACCTGAATTACACTAATGTTGCCAAGGGTAATATGGGCAAGAACAGCATGATCATCATTAATTCCTGGAATGATTTTGCGAAAGGAAACTCGCTTGAACCGTCTAAAAAGTTCAATAAGCAATATTTAAACCTTACTAAAAATGCATTTAAGGTTCAGTAA
- a CDS encoding purple acid phosphatase family protein — protein MAVTWNSAKRTNGIVRYGLDSLRLKQQVESADIKVKGGNDSSYNYKAEIKNLNPGTRYYYQCGSEAGGWSAVYTFKTAPIPGKKGKYTIGVWGDTQNNAGNLAFEQTSKIVDQLAKFPLDLSIHMGDIVENGSVENSWFDFLKIAQPVTSKAPFMPVVGNHDVVNNIDQINFQKPFQIFYNSFQLPNQYLNYSYDYGNVHFVAINSGFAQGAAKVGKVLLHQNSPDYIWLEKDLSAARKNKNVTWIILYTHYPVYSFGVSHIQEWQHNLSPILDRYKVDLCLSGHRHVYERHKAIRTNAEEDLKFGSYYDHSNGTVYITNGSSGGSLQGVGGFNMSSIVFTPKEKTFTYAIMTVDGNSIHYDVYDQNDHKIDFFKIVK, from the coding sequence ATGGCTGTTACCTGGAACAGTGCAAAGCGCACTAACGGCATTGTACGTTACGGACTTGATAGCCTTCGGCTTAAACAACAAGTTGAATCGGCTGATATAAAGGTTAAGGGCGGTAATGACAGTAGTTATAATTACAAGGCTGAAATTAAAAACCTGAACCCAGGAACGCGCTATTATTATCAATGCGGATCAGAAGCAGGAGGCTGGAGTGCGGTCTATACTTTTAAAACAGCGCCTATACCCGGAAAGAAAGGGAAGTATACCATTGGCGTTTGGGGCGATACCCAAAATAATGCCGGGAATTTGGCTTTCGAACAAACAAGTAAGATCGTTGACCAGCTGGCAAAGTTTCCGCTGGATTTAAGTATACACATGGGAGACATTGTTGAAAATGGCTCGGTTGAAAACAGTTGGTTTGACTTTTTAAAAATTGCGCAGCCGGTTACATCCAAAGCTCCTTTTATGCCAGTGGTAGGAAATCATGATGTGGTTAACAACATTGATCAAATCAATTTTCAAAAGCCCTTTCAAATATTTTACAATTCATTTCAATTACCTAACCAATACTTAAATTATTCTTATGATTATGGAAATGTCCACTTTGTAGCAATTAACTCTGGTTTTGCACAGGGAGCAGCAAAGGTGGGCAAGGTATTGTTACATCAAAACTCACCAGATTACATTTGGCTGGAAAAAGATCTATCTGCCGCACGCAAGAATAAAAATGTTACCTGGATAATTTTATATACGCATTATCCGGTATATTCCTTTGGGGTAAGCCACATACAGGAGTGGCAGCATAACCTCAGTCCAATTTTAGATAGGTATAAAGTTGACCTGTGCTTAAGCGGACACCGCCATGTATATGAAAGACACAAAGCTATTCGGACTAACGCGGAGGAAGATCTTAAATTTGGCAGTTATTATGACCATTCCAACGGAACAGTATATATAACCAATGGCTCATCGGGAGGTTCTTTACAGGGAGTAGGAGGTTTTAACATGTCTTCGATTGTGTTTACACCTAAAGAAAAAACCTTTACCTACGCTATTATGACTGTTGACGGGAACTCCATACATTATGATGTATATGATCAAAATGATCATAAAATAGATTTTTTCAAGATCGTTAAATAA
- a CDS encoding phosphatase PAP2 family protein: MKFIIFIVLFLLVNTARLSAQIVEKDTSGKNIVDTLKKDLLTAPDTVQYLRSKFISLIPPAALVSYGITSFYARPLRRLDHYIYKEAQEHNISTKATLEDYFQNAPVILVYGLNLAGVHGKNTFIDRTLIFVMAQGMLQLTLNTLKHSTQRLRPNETDRLSFPSGHTGNAFAGAEFMAQEFSGKSVYYGLAGYAFATTTGVFRIYHRDHWLSDVIAGAGFGILATKGAYLLYPYIRNALFKAKEDKPNTIDEIRRKAKTSSSLLLPSYQNGSLGLTFVAGF, from the coding sequence ATGAAATTCATCATATTTATAGTTCTGTTTCTGTTAGTTAACACCGCCCGGCTATCTGCCCAAATCGTTGAAAAAGACACGTCCGGCAAAAACATCGTTGATACGTTGAAGAAAGACCTGTTAACAGCACCTGATACGGTACAGTACCTCCGCAGTAAATTTATTTCCCTTATTCCGCCAGCAGCATTAGTGAGCTATGGTATAACCTCATTTTATGCCCGCCCGCTTCGCAGGCTCGACCATTATATTTACAAAGAAGCGCAGGAGCATAATATTTCTACTAAAGCAACCCTCGAAGATTATTTTCAGAATGCACCGGTAATATTGGTATACGGCTTAAATCTTGCAGGTGTGCATGGTAAAAATACGTTTATCGATCGTACGCTGATTTTTGTGATGGCGCAGGGCATGTTGCAGTTAACCCTGAATACATTAAAGCATTCCACTCAACGCCTGCGGCCTAATGAAACCGACCGGCTGTCTTTCCCCTCTGGCCATACAGGTAATGCCTTTGCCGGGGCAGAATTTATGGCGCAGGAATTTAGCGGAAAATCAGTTTACTATGGTTTAGCAGGTTATGCCTTTGCCACAACAACCGGTGTGTTTCGCATCTATCACCGCGACCATTGGTTGAGCGATGTTATTGCTGGCGCCGGTTTTGGTATTTTGGCTACCAAAGGTGCCTATCTGCTGTATCCATATATTCGCAACGCACTATTTAAAGCTAAGGAAGATAAACCAAACACTATTGACGAGATTAGGCGAAAAGCAAAAACAAGTTCATCACTATTACTTCCATCTTATCAAAACGGTTCGTTGGGCTTAACTTTTGTGGCCGGTTTCTAA
- a CDS encoding sensor histidine kinase, with translation MKLLTRYNRSTIAITTAIMLVAAVAYYFAITAVLSRQVDKALEVEEHEVRDYALLNGTLPHVFSTNHQAILFTSVNTPQQRKFVDTVYRDLKDEELESARALYTWVKVQGKQYRVVVVQSKVETEDLIKVIFLITLGLIVALLAALFFLNRIILSNIWKPFYKILEQLKAFNLAENSSVKTVPSGIDEFRELDSAVNLMADRVKDDYQALKAFTENASHELMTPISVINSKLDTFVQTGEFTDTQSRLLNDMYASVTRLTRLNKSMLLLAKIENRLIADKQDLNLKILVEEALNQFEEPIIAREITIESHLDDKPMKASLLLMEVLISNLISNALRHNKPGGFISTELNHLKLQVSNSSNADKLNTENLFRRFQKSASSEGSGLGLTISKQICDMYGFNLAYMHLNGVHHFIITFAPTA, from the coding sequence ATGAAATTGCTTACCCGATATAACCGCTCCACTATTGCCATTACTACGGCTATTATGTTGGTTGCCGCTGTGGCCTATTACTTTGCCATAACAGCCGTATTATCAAGGCAGGTTGACAAAGCACTGGAGGTTGAAGAACACGAAGTTCGCGATTATGCCTTGCTGAACGGTACCTTACCTCACGTTTTTAGTACCAATCACCAGGCTATACTTTTTACCTCCGTTAACACCCCGCAACAACGAAAATTTGTGGATACGGTATACCGCGATCTCAAGGATGAAGAACTGGAATCGGCTCGTGCACTTTATACCTGGGTTAAAGTACAGGGTAAGCAATACCGGGTTGTGGTGGTGCAATCTAAAGTAGAAACTGAAGACCTGATTAAAGTTATCTTCCTCATTACACTTGGACTAATTGTAGCCTTGTTGGCGGCACTTTTTTTCCTCAACCGTATCATCCTGTCAAATATTTGGAAGCCCTTTTATAAGATATTAGAACAACTGAAAGCATTTAATCTGGCCGAAAACAGCTCTGTTAAAACGGTACCATCGGGTATTGATGAGTTTAGAGAGCTGGATAGCGCTGTTAACCTGATGGCCGACCGGGTTAAAGACGATTACCAAGCCCTCAAGGCATTTACCGAGAATGCCTCGCATGAGTTAATGACACCCATTTCGGTCATTAATTCAAAACTGGATACTTTTGTACAAACCGGTGAATTTACCGACACCCAAAGCAGGCTGCTCAACGATATGTATGCATCGGTTACCAGGCTTACCCGCCTTAACAAATCAATGTTGTTACTGGCTAAAATTGAGAATAGGTTAATTGCCGACAAACAAGACCTTAACCTTAAAATATTGGTAGAAGAGGCGCTGAACCAGTTTGAAGAGCCTATTATTGCGCGAGAAATTACTATTGAAAGCCACCTGGATGATAAGCCAATGAAAGCGAGCTTGCTTTTGATGGAGGTACTTATTAGTAACCTAATTAGTAATGCATTACGGCATAATAAACCCGGAGGTTTTATCAGCACAGAACTCAATCATCTTAAATTACAGGTAAGCAACAGTAGTAATGCTGATAAATTGAATACCGAAAACCTGTTCAGGCGTTTCCAGAAATCTGCTTCCTCAGAAGGCTCGGGTCTTGGCCTCACGATCAGCAAGCAAATTTGCGACATGTACGGTTTCAATCTCGCTTATATGCACCTTAACGGTGTACACCATTTTATCATAACCTTTGCCCCTACTGCTTGA
- a CDS encoding response regulator transcription factor → MKLLVIEDEAGLRESMEEYFNEEGSICETAFDFSSAMGKVNLYRYDCIVLDITLPDGSGLDILKHLKHEQHTDGILIISAKNSLDDRLNGLDLGADDYLTKPFHLSELRARVAAIVRRKSFDGNNHLRFKEIDIELSAKEVQINDVAIKLTPKEYALLLYFLANKGKVVSKNAIAEHLWGDSVDMADNFDFIYSHIKNLRKKMLEAGGNDYIQAAYGMGYKFTTA, encoded by the coding sequence GTGAAACTACTGGTTATTGAAGACGAAGCAGGGTTACGGGAAAGTATGGAGGAGTACTTTAACGAAGAAGGCAGCATATGCGAAACTGCTTTCGATTTTAGCTCGGCCATGGGCAAGGTTAACCTCTATCGTTATGATTGCATAGTACTTGATATTACCTTACCCGATGGCAGTGGTTTAGATATTTTAAAGCATCTGAAGCACGAGCAGCATACAGACGGGATACTGATAATTTCTGCAAAAAACTCACTTGATGACCGGCTGAACGGTCTTGATTTAGGAGCCGATGATTACCTGACCAAACCTTTTCATCTCTCTGAATTGCGTGCCCGCGTTGCTGCTATTGTACGTCGTAAATCATTTGATGGCAATAATCATTTACGGTTTAAAGAAATAGACATTGAACTATCGGCAAAGGAAGTGCAGATAAACGATGTGGCCATAAAACTAACCCCTAAAGAATATGCTTTACTGCTGTATTTTTTAGCCAACAAAGGCAAAGTGGTATCTAAAAATGCAATAGCCGAGCATTTATGGGGAGACAGTGTTGACATGGCCGACAATTTTGATTTTATCTATTCGCACATCAAAAACTTACGCAAAAAAATGTTGGAAGCGGGTGGGAATGATTATATTCAGGCTGCCTATGGCATGGGCTATAAGTTTACCACGGCATGA